DNA from Coffea arabica cultivar ET-39 chromosome 10c, Coffea Arabica ET-39 HiFi, whole genome shotgun sequence:
AAGAATACAATAAAGAGAAGTTAAAAgaattagaaaaaaagaaaaaagggtccAACTAAAGCATGTAGGACCGAACGGATGGACACTTTACAATCAATATATATGTGTTAGGTGTAGATTAAGGACATTGGTGCTAATTGGTCATCCTATTCAAAAGCTTAATCATCGAGTACAACTGGAGGGTCGATTAGGAGATCAAGATTATATTAATGTCGGTGCACTAATTAATTTGGCCAAACCATTATTAGTTTCTTTTAAACTGCATATGCTTACAGCCCGGATGGGGCTCACAGGCCAATGCCCATACTACATCTTTTGGAGTCTCTTAATCATTAGAGCATAGTAGTTGAAAGAGAAATGTACCCTCTTAATTGAGCAGCTTTTATTCGTCTAAATCTTTCATTATACCATATGAAGAAGTATTTCGTTTAATCATGTAGGATGATTCATGAACAAGTTCATAAATTATCACTTAAATCAAATTATTTCATGGTAAACTACGTGTGATAAAGCTAAAAACATTATTAACTTGGGAGATAATTGTAGCTTGAATGTGTTGTGCTTGAATCAATGTGACCTGACCTATCGCAGTGTGAATTTGAGGAATTAATTAGTACTATTTGTATATGCCTAAAGGGCTGTCGGTGACAATAAAGTTTGTCATGTTTAAATGGAAGCATACGTGTGCAACTTCTTGACGCTAGTGTGATGTTTGCTTCTTTTGCTACTTAATTGTTTCTCTTTCTTGAGCTCGGGGTGTTAGGTTGGATGGCTAAAACTTGAAAAATCAAATCATGCTTCAaccattttatcaaatataaaataaccCTAATAAACCAACCCAAAATTGTTACTCCTAAAACATGATGATGGCCATTTTGTTTTCCAAAACGTTTGATGCCTCCTTTCCCTTGTTCATCTTACTAATCAGGCCGGAAATTTGGTCATCTCAAAATCAGAGATGAGTCAGTCTACTTTATTTCCACAGTTTATCAACTCGGTTTACAACGGGAGAGTGTACTAGATGAGGATAGAAAAGATTTTGGTCCTTTGTCAATTGTTTGGCTGGCAAGTTTTTTACTAAATTTGTCtattacaagttttttaaaaactttaattaCAGTAAGCTCAAAAAAATTCttaaagttttaaaactatgtacttcaaaatgttcaaaaatttatacacttaaaatttttttaaaaaacttctacagtaagttacagtaaaattttagacaaacatcgaaaaaactcacttgccaaacggAACAATTATTTAACTATTGTCTGGTTATATGGTTACATGTTTGAAAGAAGTACTCTTAACACTTTTCAAAATTGAGTGGTCTGAAGCTTTCTGGTAGAACCATTTCCAAAGGTGATTTGAGAGAAAaagggggcaaaaaaaaaaaaaaaaaaggaaagagagacAGCATTAGAGCACTTATTTTCCTGTGCTAAGCAAGAAAAACCTGATATTAGACTAGACGTATTGAAAGTTACCTGAAAATGGAAGCACCATATCATGTGCGaaaaaaacacagaaaaaaaaagtttacaatTATTAATGGCTTTGGTCTTTTTAGGTTTGGATTCTAATTCTCATTCTCCCTTCCTATTTGTTAAATTCCACTCTtttcctacttttttttttttaaaaaaaaaatctgaattccAAATCCATGACCTTAAGGTCCTTAACTAAAAGGTTGAGGTGTAAATGAGTTTAATCAATTTGTCTAATTATTTTAACAAgcttaataatttattttaatttaacttATTTATTTACCGAACTAAGGTTAAATGACACTTCTATTAAATTTGAAAGTTATTGAATGTAAACTACTGTTCAAttttaatttgattaattgacAAATTAAATTCGAAAGAACTCTGATCAAGTCGAATTCGATTTGAGTATCGaataatttgatttattttccgACCCTATTTAAAAATATCCCCGAGTATGATGTGTCCATGACGGTTAATACgtacttttgtttctttcttctcgAGGAGCCCGCCAAGCTGTAATTAAAAATCAAATGTCAAACCTTCCTCAGGTAGCGCCAGGTGCAACGGATTGATATATAAGGCCTAAACACGGTTCCCACTAACTATAATGACTTTCCAACAACAGTTCCATGTGTCTCAAGCCTTCTTCATGATTTTTCAATATACCAACgaaatctttctttctttattgtgtttctttcttttctttttttggggtcaGGTGAAGTCATTTCTTTCGAGTTTTGCCGACAGGCccattttgtattttgtttaaaaaataattctGATCAGAAAACAGGAAGcaaattaattttgtttaaaattaagTGGCCTAGAATAAAATTTTGTATGGATTCTCTGTTCCATCAATTCCAATAACGAAAATGATAGGTAAAATGTCAACTGCACGGCCTTTTCTAGGAAGTCAGGCAGAAAAATTAGCATGTGTTTAGGCAGTTAACAAGGTCAATGAGATTTGCACATCAACTTCAGACGAATCTTATAAAAGACTAGTGATTATGAAGAACATGATACCATAAAATGGGACATAATGAATGACGGACATTAAATTTCACACCTCAATTGTCCAGCTGCTGAAAAAGCGAGCTCAACCTCCCTGCAAACTGCATTAAAACGTAAagcatgattttaattttttttcacatttatattaatacaaCGAAAGAAAAAGGGATTAGGTTCGGATTCCCgcctaggttttttttttttgtggttgtcAGAATTAAGATTTGAATTCCGAACCTAACAACAGAAGCGTTCTAATTTCCCTCCCCTGGCCATTGGCCAACTCCAACGGTTGAGTTCTAAATAGTTAATTACTctttgcctctttttttttggagtaaTATTTGTTTTTGTCCCTAGCATTAACAATCTCCATacctttgaaagaaaaaaaagaaatagaattttTCTACTTGATGCTCAATGGGCATTCGTAAAGACATTTAAATTATCTAACCAAAAAAGATATTTAAATTACACTTTTAGCTTAATTTATCATAAAAATACATACACTAATAAGTATTATTCTACCTTGCATCTGCCAGCCTTTTCTCttgaattttacatttttaaggCTGACGATAATGCGAGAACAACTATTTTCTTGCCAGAGCAATTTTTTCCTTGTAGAGTAAAATCTCTCCAACGAGGAAATAAGTGCTCTAGCAGCATCACCAACCTATTTCTAAAAGACTAGGCACTCACCCAAAGAAGTTGTAGAATTCTGCCAAGTAAATCTACGAATAAATTTGATGCACTTCACATAAATGCATTTGGACTGAAATCCAGTTTTTTACAAGTTACAACATTGATTTGTTTAACCAACGGAAAGTGGGTTTCATGCTTTGTTTGACAACAAAATCAGCGCCTGAACTTACGATCAGGTGTACCATTTGGAATCGCGCCTTCTTTAAAGTCGTCAAATATAATGCCCTCaagaataattataaaaaaaaaaagatcgtCAACCACATAAAATCCCATTTCCCCAGCTATGTCCTATACCATTCAGACAGTTTATTTACAATAATAATTTCTAACTGACCCTTAGTCACTCGACACTTGAGAAAAGAACGACGTGCATCCTCGTTCACTATTGTTGTGTATTGGACCACATCTTGAATGTGGAAGTTGGaagttaaaaggaaaaaaaaatggtcccagaaagaaaaggtgaagaaaCAAAGTCAAAACGACGCCACTCTAAATAAAGAAGCATACGTCAGAATCGTGCAATGCATGATTCATGCAAACATGGTTGGTAAATGAGGAACAAAACATGTCAGGATTGAAATACCTGTTTGTCATTTGGCACACACATTAATACCTGATACGGTTCAGTATCACAAGCCTTCCAAGTTGAGATTCATTAACCAAGAACAGTACATCATTGCCAGGAAGAGATTTGCAGAAACAAAGCCTAATGTCTACAATAGGTTAGATCTGCAGATGAGACTTGAGAGAGTCACTTCAGCAACGATTAGTGCTCATCTGACTATATGATTTGCAGAATTTATAATTGATACAAACCTGACTTACTTAACcaaaaaagagtaaaaaaatGTTTACGACATTAGGAGCAACAGAAATAACTCAAGGCATCAGACAAAATGTTCAAACAGGTATTTCATCGATTTACATGAAGACCACAATTAACTAATAACTATAGCTCATGGGATTCCTTTGATTTGCATTTATGACGAAAATGGAGCGTGTAACAACAACATCACCCTACTGGGATTCTGCAGAGAGAAGTTTCATCTAGGAAAGATAATCCAAGAATCAAACCCGTGAAGCTcagatttttctaatttttctacaTGAGTGAGAAAAAACTATGAATTTTCGCCCTAAACTGGTTAACCAAATGTACAGATTAAGAAAATTGATTacacttcaaaattttaaaaaagcaTCTATGGATGGCTGCCCAGCAATTCACCCTACATTTGAATTTTATGAGCCACAGCATCTCCAGAACCAAGACAACACACCCAACTCAGACTGTCCAAGAATCGCTCATTTCTAGTTGATTCTGGGATTCTTTAGTCCTTTAAACGTAAATTAAGGCTTTCATTTTCTCAGGACTCAGATTACCAAGTAGTGTGGCACCGGAAGTACAGGGCAAATACAATCGATGAACCTGATAGTTAGTCTTAAACAATATCTGTAACCCTCTCCATGTCTTCACTGCATGACAAGTCTCCTATATCCTCTCTTCTTTTCAGGCTATGTATCAACTCCTCTACTGCTAATAAAACTGCTGTAGATGTCACTGCAGATAGCCACACTGCTTGAAGACACAGCCAGGAGTATCATGACCCATGACACAAGCCTGTCATTCTTGGTCGCAATGCCATGAGTATCTCTACACAAGCATAACCACTTAACATGAAAATTCGGAAACATAATAccaaaaaggaagaataatAGTTGGCAAGTGATGATTGCAAGGTgagaaaaagggagagaatgtttttgaaaatttatctGTACAACATAGTGTCAGAAAGGTAATGTCTCCTTGTGTCCAATCTGGAACTAACAGTTAAGGACAATAAGTATCCTTCTTTGGAATGGAATTACCGATTTAGGAACATATATAACAAGTGGAGTTGAGTTTAAACAAGCTCATCATTAATTTTACAACCCATCTACATTTTGAACATTCCTAATCTTCTGTTTTAAGCCGCGACACAAATGACAGGCATCTAGCTAATGTACAGCAGAACTGAAAGCAGAGGAGCAACAAAATACTGTATTCTATCACTTTCAGTCCTGCAGATGTggcaatttaagaaaaatctatcaaattatattatttatttattattattttttaatctgTACCGAGCGCATAGCTTGTATACATAAAAACAACTAAGAGAATAGATGTTAGCATGCTTCTTAAGTGTATAATTCATATAATGGAAACCATTAACTCTGTACTCACCTAAGTGCAATGGCAGCAGGAAATATGTAACCAACAGAGACTGTAGCTGTAGCTCCAGTGAACTGAAAAGCATCCCAGATGCTAGGTACACAATTGGCTCCCACAAAGATGAAACTGATTAAGGTTGCAGTAACTGAGAAGAATCTTCTATTATCATAAACAATAGGAATTGCATGATGGAACACAAGGCCATCAACGTTGAGGCGAAGTGAAAAGAATACAATGGGAAATACAAGCATCAGGTGAACTACATAGCTCACTCTCACCACATCATTAAGCAGTAAGCCATATGGGATCCCAAGACTGCCATCAAAATTGGAGAGTATATCATCCATTGTCTGATCTCCAAAGAGGAGAAATCCAAAGAGGCTAGTTGCTAAATAAACAGATGTACACAAAGTGATTGACGTCCTGACTATAGACTTCATCTGTGCGGAGTCTTTTAGCTCATTCTCTATGGGATGAACTGTAACACACGTACAGAGAAGCAATCAGCAAAAAGCAACTAGTggcaagagaagaaaaagcaCTTATAATGCAGCAGAAAATCTCAAACACTCTAAAGATGATAGTAAAATCAATTTCCAGGATCACTTCTCAAGCTCTATTAACTGGCACCATGCCTTGATAGCATTGATTGCACGATCAGGGTAATCTCCTCATTTCCACCATGGTAAGTAATAAATTGCTAAATGCCAAAATCAAATTCATACATTTTCCACCCCAATATTTAAGAACATCCCAAATAATCCAACATTCAATCTGCATACACTTAAAACTCCCCCTATTTTCTTTTTGCTTAAAGCTTTCCCCATGTGATGTTTAGGATTACACATTGCAAAGAAAATCACTTAATTGCCCCGGATTTAAACATTTTCCAGCATAATCATTTATGCATAAGAAATGTTTCTAAAACACATGAAGTATCCTTGCAAGAAGGCCATCACTCAGACAAGATAACACGAACATGATGAGGCATTTCCttgaattattaaataaaaacacaaaCCACATACATATTCCAATTTAGACCATGCATAAACACACCGGGTACATCTACTGTGACATTAAATTACTTTAAAACGTTTGTAAGTTGTAACAACTttcaaagtacacatgataCCCATAATTACACTTCTTAATTCATCATAGATGATAACAATTTTCTTCTCAAAAAACATCAAGGActataaattttcattttgaaaaatcattagTTAAAAGTTCCAGACACATCTACACTTGACAATGGCAGTAAAACTATGCAAATGACGAGTTAGAATTGCATAGTGCAATTCTTATTTCAACTTTTCAGTCACTAATATGACTATTTGTAAAGCATTCATTGCCAACACCAAAAGGCTAAAAATGGACTATTTAATTGGAAGAGATAGGCAACAGTGATATGCTTTTCTCCTGCAAGACACCCAAATAAAATACACAAGCGAGTTCCTTGTGCAACagtaaaattaagtaaaacacCATTGTGATTAAATAGATTAAAGACCAGAACTTACCATTGTGATGACAAATATAGGCAGTAACAAGTACAGGAACAACGGTGAAAAGCCTCCAAAAAGATGCCTGATCAACAAGTTTTGGCATCAAACGTGGTATTCCAATGCTGCCATTTATCAGTTTAATAATGGCTATTCCTGCTGTGATCACCACAAATACAACAGCCAAAGCCACCGACAAAGCTGATGTGTATCTCAGTGAATCTAGTTAAGGAAATTACTAATATTAGCCAATGGTGATAAGCTAGCGTGTATATCAAAGAATCTAGCTGGTATGATGCTTGTTAGATGATCATGGACAAAACTAAATGCTTGAGCAACTGCTAATCTTCTACTGTGTTTACAAGAAAAGTTTATACCAAATAGCCGAAGTTGTACCACTATCTTACCCAAATGAAAGGATTAAACTCAATGGTAATCAAAGGAGTGCAACCAGCGATATGCCACAATCTCAATCCTTTCAGATTAAACTTGGGatgattttttctcttttaggcTCACAGAGTTCAATAAAGGGTGATTGGATCTTAACCTAGTATCTCTTGTTTTCACACTTCATCTCAATTTAATTAAATCTCTTCAACAAAGAACAAGCTCTAGATTGACTCAATTCAGAGGGATGATACTACATTTCATTGAGGAAAGAAAGGTCAGTTAGATGGGTATTAACTCCATGGGTAAAGTTTTTCATAGGAGCTTTTTCTCCAAACCAAAACGATATATTGAATATAATGGATCCCAAAAGGTTTAACATTTCTAGATAGCTAATGAACCACCATAACTTTCAGAGACGGGTGACACAAAATGAACAACATATCTACACAAATTGGACTATCACTTGAATGTGTTACGCTGTGATGTAAAATTAAACAAGAATTCAATATCAGGAAACTTCTACAAAACCAGGCACATAGTGTGAAGTTATTATATACAACTCAAAGTAGAAATAGTAAGATTATAAGACGGGAAAGAGTTTTGGATGCTCACCAACACGCTTGAATGATATCAAAggagcaaaaacaaaaagggttgTTAGAAGCAGCACGAAAGATCGTCTAGTCCACCAATACTGACCGAACCATTCTTCCATTACACCTGAATGATGCACCCCATCTGAAGTAGACCCTGATAGCACATCACCTGTCACCAGAGACACCAGCTTAAAGTTACTTCCCAAAGGATTCTTCGTCCTTCAGCATGTAGCACTAATATTATTCCCACTAGGACACCATCTACAGTTGCACTTACCTCATCCTCACCCCAGCAAATACTGCCCCTGGTCTACCAGGGTGGCACACCTAACATAGCTTAGCTCAAATTGAGCCTCGTAAAATTCAACGCCACCAAAATTCTAATCACAAATTGATGAAAACATATCATACTTTATCCCAGAaggcaaaaaaatgaaaataaaaacatCAGTTTGCAATGAAATTGGAttttctcccaaaaaaaaaaagcaacttcAGCTCATATTAAAACCTAGCTGAAACCCAATGTATGTAAGCCCATAAAATTagataagaaaagccaaaaaaggaaaaaaaagaacaaaaatgatTGGAGCTTAGGACCAATACCTATGATAATCATGTAGACAACAAGAGTGCCGACGTTGTTAACCACAATGCAGAACTGAAGCAAAGTCCGGCCGGCGCTGCCGAATGCATCGCAGGCTAAGCCGGAGTAAGAGGTGGCTTTGGAAGCTTTACTAAACCTTAAAATAATCTCAATAGACTTTTCCGTCAACATTGCAGCGAGAACGATGAAGATTAGCCCCGGGAACATCCCTAATTGCTTCAGCGTTTCGGGAAGGGCCATAATTCCGGCGCCGACGATGGTGGTAGAGAGATTGAAAACGGCGCCAGAGAATGAGGCCCCATCGACGTCGAAGCTGGCGACCTCGTGAAATTCCCCATCGGCGTCGGCAACACGCTTGCTTGGAAGGAGGGGCGTTGATTTAGGGCTCCGGCGATACTTGCGATCGACGTAGGACATTCTCGTAAATTTCTGGTTAGAATTTGTCAGATTTTGTTGGATTGATCCGATTGAATATATCAAACGAACGTAGACAGTGGACGAGGCTTTGTGTTATGAGTTTACGCGGGAAGTAACGTGGACGTGGAAGCCAATTAGATGGTAACAAATCGGCGATGATGGGACCCGAAACTGGCCGTTAGGACATGGACTTTTCCTGTGTCTAAACTCTACTGTATGAACTATGAAATGAAATGTCTACACCAACATATTCTACAGGATCTTGCTAAATGTTAAAAGAGTttgttctttcctttttttttttttcatacccCCAACTGTAATATCAAAATTTGAACTCTGAACTTAATTAcgaaaagaattttaaaaattcaattttaaaCCTGACAGGggtaaaatttctaaaaatcttCCCTAACTACTGGACTATTCCAAGACGTTAATGATGTTAGTGAGtaagataaatgaaaatcatatcattcttttcctcttttggatAATTTCtaaatttcctttttccttttccagcaGAGAATACTTCCAATTCAGATATAATCATTCGAAAGGGCGTACAGTGTATTTTAATTAGTGTATATAATAAGCTTTTACcgattgtttttcattttcgaTTTTTACCATTTGCGCATGGATTAGATAGATAAAATATTAAGTACTCAGAAGAAGTAAATTATATTTCCCTCTTTTATCCATCATAAAAACATGTGACCCTTTCTCATAAGCAAATACTGAAATCAAGTTTTGCATCTTTTTTCAATACAAAGTTAGGTCTGCTTAATCAAGTGCAAAGAGTTGCCCAAAGTTAGgcagatattttggccaaaagaTTTCTTTCCCAAGCTAAACAGCTTCTTCACCAGACTtgcatttccaaccattaacaCAGGAACTAGGCATATGACAGCTAAACAAGTACCGTACTAGAAAACCAAAGCCCCACCCTTTTGGCATTGCCAAAAAAGGTTCCCTTCTAGCAGCTACATCTGCTAAAAAGAAATGATCGAAATGAACTGGATATTGCAGATTGAAGCCAATCTAAATCGTATTAGTTTTATACTCCATTTATTGGCCCCCAGTCTAACCCGAAAATAAGCAATAGCCCGCTAAGCTACACATATTTGGGTAAATGTATAAGCGATGGCCCAGGCTAATAGTAGTTAATGCATCCGCGGCCTCAAGCAAGTGCAACAAGTCCCAAGCCACCCCCTCGTTCTAAAACCTAGTGTTCAGGTTGGCCGTGCTTGTATCAAAGTCTAAAATGAGCAAAGATAAATGCCCCTATCAGTTTAAAACTGCTCTGTACTCAGCTTGTCTGCGCCTTCATCCTTGCATTATGAGGCAATAGGTCATCACGCTCGGAACGATAATCAAAGATGACCAGTTGAGAGTTTGGAAACCAGTAATTATCACCTTACTTTGTAGATTCCACCCCAATAGAAGACCCAAGAGACCACAGAAATTAGCAGTAGATTTATGAGCATTGGTCAGGTTTCTCATATTAGAAGACTGCACAGGAATGAGTCCAAGACCATGATGTCAACCTGAGGCAGAGCAAGATAGACCAAACTGTACCAAAAATTGTCTTGCAATAGACATATTCCATGGGGAAGAAAACCCAAGCTGCACATTACTAGAGTTACTTGGGTATAACGCAGTGCAAGAATTAACTTATGTGCTAGTTAGTGCCAGAATCGGACTAGTTAGTTTCCAATCACcgctttctctttcttttggaattctTGTCTAAGTCAACCTCAGCAGGCTTTGATGATAAAGCTTTTGACTTGGCAGCTACAGAAGCACTCCACAAAGCCCTCTCAACATCTGATGGTGTGAATAGGTCCTCCTCGCTTGAAAGTTCCTAAGAGCAATTTTTCCATAGATTGCATCAAACAACAAAGATGCAATGTCAAACAGAAAGAGAATCCAACTCACGATAAGATAGCAGTTTGGCTAGGACCAATAGCGCAGTTCAGTCTATATCAAGTCATTCATGTAAACATCCAAATATCAGATATCAAAGTAGCTACATCAGCATGCAAGAAGTAAATAGATGATACACCATCCTTCATCAGGAGTTTCACCTTTCAAACA
Protein-coding regions in this window:
- the LOC113714410 gene encoding amino acid transporter AVT6A-like, which encodes MSYVDRKYRRSPKSTPLLPSKRVADADGEFHEVASFDVDGASFSGAVFNLSTTIVGAGIMALPETLKQLGMFPGLIFIVLAAMLTEKSIEIILRFSKASKATSYSGLACDAFGSAGRTLLQFCIVVNNVGTLVVYMIIIGDVLSGSTSDGVHHSGVMEEWFGQYWWTRRSFVLLLTTLFVFAPLISFKRVDSLRYTSALSVALAVVFVVITAGIAIIKLINGSIGIPRLMPKLVDQASFWRLFTVVPVLVTAYICHHNVHPIENELKDSAQMKSIVRTSITLCTSVYLATSLFGFLLFGDQTMDDILSNFDGSLGIPYGLLLNDVVRVSYVVHLMLVFPIVFFSLRLNVDGLVFHHAIPIVYDNRRFFSVTATLISFIFVGANCVPSIWDAFQFTGATATVSVGYIFPAAIALRDTHGIATKNDRLVSWVMILLAVSSSSVAICSDIYSSFISSRGVDT